A window from Vulpes vulpes isolate BD-2025 chromosome 9, VulVul3, whole genome shotgun sequence encodes these proteins:
- the ZFR2 gene encoding zinc finger RNA-binding protein 2 isoform X6 has translation MAAGRCSGFAWGAGPQSSAQPPMAFPLPTAGASLASGPAAGMGPTMTPPFPAATQPPGPVTPAGYGGYQLHSSQPQEPTLAPTMASSYQDSYRYGPSAGASSYEDGQCHLPASSQPQLPATAMLCQPGIKGTSIQPSGGDSQALQPAATAKAGQPPGTLASSCMENYTYPLATSTLPEASVSALPSYTPTSYSPTSAPDTGPRYLGYEAAVHSAAGPHCPPLPPLPFPEPPGSLWGGSGSSPGASSAGSFSGKLLAPPKLPKPKGGPREPPLHYCDICKISCAGPQTYREHLEGQKHKKREAAQKAGTQPNGSPCGVQAQLRCSLCAVSCTGAEAYAAHIRGARHQKVLKLHTQLGKPIPAIEPVPGDSSSAQATCTSKPAPLTTESPSMASAKPTAPAGPSMCTLSKPALAKRPALKATCVGPSKPQAAGSRPPEGKRAHPIPDRPGDPPTRGGSAEASGSCEAQPVGPGYVEEVCNEEGKVIRFHCRLCECSFGDPTARDTHVRGRRHRLQYKKKVNPDLPIALKPSHRTQKLLEARLRKQRQLTKKRLEEMRRWRHELCRRRLEEGPQAQDEHPGPPSPDQHPPSLKSRPGAPAGSALSMWRETSDDRHVLCKHAAIYPTEEELLAVQKAVSHSERALKLVSDTLAEDSSGSLEHAGGEHSGGSSSARVLKGVMRVGLLAKGLLLRGDRTVQLTLLCSQKPTRTLLRRISEQLPRQLPMVTEDKYEVSSDSEDSVIISSCEEPRMKVTVCVTSPLMREDSSVDQEGVQVPQPNPDDVLSPEKCLQSLAALRHAKWFQARASGLQSCVIVLRVLRDLCQRVPIWGALPDWALELLVEKALSSACGRLSPGDGMRRVLECVASGTLLPDGPGLQDPCERDQRDTLESMTPQQREDLTATAQIHTILGMEPLPPPRSRPGPRFRKRLREEVVASECEVQRKQGGQGREGPA, from the exons CGCCCAGCCTCCGATGGCTTTTCCCCTCCCGACCGCTGGAGCCAGCCTTGCCTCGGGCCCCGCTGCTGGAATGGGTCCCACTATGACCCCACCGTTCCCCgcagccacccagccacccgggCCTGTCACCCCAGCGGGATATGGCGGGTACCAGCTCCACTCTAGCCAGCCCCAGGAGCCCACCCTGGCACCCACCATGGCCTCCTCCTACCAG GACAGTTACCGCTACGGACCGTCGGCAGGTGCCAGTAGCTACGAGGACGGACAGTGTCACTTGCCTGCTTCCAGCCAGCCTCAACTCCCAGCCACCGCCATGCTCTGCCAGCCAG GGATTAAAGGAACTTCCATCCAGCCCAGTGGAGGGGACAGCCAAGCCCTACAACCAGCGGCCACGGCCAAGGCAGGGCAGCCACCCGGCACCCTGGCCTCGAGCTGCATGGAGAACTACACCTACCCGCTGGCGACCAGCACTCTGCCCGaggcctctgtctctgccctgccTTCCTACACCCCGACCTCCTACAGCCCCACCTCTGCCCCGGACACGG GACCAAGATACCTGGGCTATGAAGCAGCGGTGCACTCGGCGGCTGGTCCTCACTgccccccactgccacccctcCCGTTCCCGGAGCCcccgggctccctgtggggcggCTCAGGGAGCAGTCCCGGTGCCAGTTCTGCCGGCAGCTTCTCTGGGAAGCTACTGGCTCCCCCCAAACTGCCAAAACCTAAGGGCGGCCCCAGGGAGCCCCCGCTTCACTACTGTGACATCTGCAAGATCAGCTGTGCTGGTCCCCAG ACTTACCGCGAGCACCTGGAGGGACAGAagcacaaaaagagagaggcggCCCAGAAGGCGGGCACGCAGCCCAACGGCAGCCCGTGCGGGGTGCAGGCACAGCTGCGCTGCAGCCTGTGTGCCGTGTCATGCACGGGGGCAGAAGCCTACGCCGCTCACATCCGGGGGGCCAGGCACCAGAAG GTCCTCAAGCTGCACACTCAGCTGGGGAAGCCCATCCCTGCCATAGAACCAGTGCCAGGGGACTCCAGCTCGGCCCAGGCCACCTGTACCAGCAAGCCAGCCCCCCTTACCACGGAGAGTCCCTCCATGGCCTCTGCCAAGCCCACAGCCCCTGCTGGCCCCAGCATGTGCACCCTGAGCAAGCCAGCACTAGCCAAGAGACCAGCTTTGAAGGCCACGTGTGTGG GGCCTTCCAAGccgcaggcagcaggcagcagacCCCCAGAGGGCAAGCGGGCACACCCCATACCAGACAGGCCTGGAGATCCACCCACCCGAGGAGGCTCTGcagaagcttctggaagctgTGAGGCGCAGCCAGTGGGCCCAGGCTACGTGGAAGAG GTGTGCAATGAGGAAGGCAAGGTGATCCGGTTCCACTGCAGGCTGTGTGAGTGCAGTTTTGGTGACCCCACGGCCAGGGACACGCATGTACGGGGACGGCGACATCGGCTGCAGTACAAG AAAAAAGTGAACCCCGACCTTCCTATTGCACTGAAGCCCAGCCACAGAACCCAGAAGCTCCTGGAGGCCAGgctgaggaagcagaggcagctGACCAAGAAGCGGCTTGAGGAGATGCGACGCTG GCGCCACGAGCTGTGCAGGAGACGCCTGGAGGAGGGGCCCCAGGCCCAGGATGAGCACCCCGGACCCCCATCACCTGACCAGCACCCTCCTTCCCTCAAGAGCAGGCCAGGGGCGCCTGCAGGCTCAGCTCTG TCCATGTGGCGGGAGACCAGCGATGACCGGCACGTCCTGTGTAAGCACGCCGCCATCTACCCCACGGAGGAGGAGCTCCTGGCCGTCCAGAAGGCCGTCTCCCACTCGGAGCGCGCCCTCAAGCTGGTGTCTGACACGCTGGCCGAGGACAGCTCTGGGAGTCTGGAGCACGCGGGTGGTGAGCACAG CGGGGGCTCCTCCTCAGCTCGGGTCCTGAAGGGTGTGATGCGGGTCGGCCTCCTGGCAAAGGGCCTCCTCCTGCGGGGAGACAGGACGGTGCAGCTGACCCTGCTCTGCTCGCAGAAGCCCACTCGCACCTTGCTGCGGAGAATCTCGGAGCAGCTGCCCCGCCAGCTCCCG ATGGTGACAGAAGATAAGTATGAGGTCTCCTCTGACTCTGAAGACAGCGTCATCATTTCctcctgtgaggagcccaggATGAAGGTCACTGTTTGTGTCACCTCGCCCCTGATGCGGGAGGACTCCTCTGTGGACCAAG AAGGAGTGCAGGTGCCTCAGCCCAACCCCGACGACGTCCTGAGCCCAGAGAAGTGCCTGCAGTCACTGGCTGCCCTCCGCCACGCCAAGTGGTTCCAg GCTCGAGCCAGCGGCCTGCAGTCGTGTGTGATCGTCCTCAGGGTCCTTCGTGACCTCTGTCAGCGTGTGCCCATCTGGGGCGCCCTGCCAGACTGG GCCCTGGAGTTGCTGGTGGAGAAGGCTCTGAGCAGCGCATGTGGGCGCCTGAGCCCTGGGGACGGCATGAGGCGTGTCCTGGAGTGCGTGGCCTCGGGGACACTCCTGCCAG ATgggcctgggctccaggatcccTGCGAGAGAGACCAGAGGGACACCCTCGAGTCCATGACCCCCCAGCAGCGCGAGGACCTCACGGCCACTGCCCAG ATCCACACGATCCTGGGCATGGAGCCGCTGCCACCCCCCAGGAGCAGGCCGGGGCCGCGCTTCCGGAAGAGGCTGCGGGAGGAGGTTGTGGCCTCGGAGTGTGAAGTCCAGAGGAAGCAGGGcgggcagggcagagagggacCTGCGTGA
- the ZFR2 gene encoding zinc finger RNA-binding protein 2 isoform X1 has product MAAGRCSGFAWGAGPQSSAQPPMAFPLPTAGASLASGPAAGMGPTMTPPFPAATQPPGPVTPAGYGGYQLHSSQPQEPTLAPTMASSYQDSYRYGPSAGASSYEDGQCHLPASSQPQLPATAMLCQPGIKGTSIQPSGGDSQALQPAATAKAGQPPGTLASSCMENYTYPLATSTLPEASVSALPSYTPTSYSPTSAPDTGPRYLGYEAAVHSAAGPHCPPLPPLPFPEPPGSLWGGSGSSPGASSAGSFSGKLLAPPKLPKPKGGPREPPLHYCDICKISCAGPQTYREHLEGQKHKKREAAQKAGTQPNGSPCGVQAQLRCSLCAVSCTGAEAYAAHIRGARHQKVLKLHTQLGKPIPAIEPVPGDSSSAQATCTSKPAPLTTESPSMASAKPTAPAGPSMCTLSKPALAKRPALKATCVGPSKPQAAGSRPPEGKRAHPIPDRPGDPPTRGGSAEASGSCEAQPVGPGYVEEVCNEEGKVIRFHCRLCECSFGDPTARDTHVRGRRHRLQYKKKVNPDLPIALKPSHRTQKLLEARLRKQRQLTKKRLEEMRRWRHELCRRRLEEGPQAQDEHPGPPSPDQHPPSLKSRPGAPAGSALSMWRETSDDRHVLCKHAAIYPTEEELLAVQKAVSHSERALKLVSDTLAEDSSGSLEHAGGEHSGGSSSARVLKGVMRVGLLAKGLLLRGDRTVQLTLLCSQKPTRTLLRRISEQLPRQLPMVTEDKYEVSSDSEDSVIISSCEEPRMKVTVCVTSPLMREDSSVDQEGVQVPQPNPDDVLSPEKCLQSLAALRHAKWFQARASGLQSCVIVLRVLRDLCQRVPIWGALPDWALELLVEKALSSACGRLSPGDGMRRVLECVASGTLLPGCSLLRCPHLPSPRWAWAPGSLRERPEGHPRVHDPPAARGPHGHCPVIQHSVHRTTVTRVASPWLPPRVLKCVQYSISKHSPPSLRGPKDDSDPVTRAGRVTPGSSLSVALEHISCGVSPPRASIKLNFN; this is encoded by the exons CGCCCAGCCTCCGATGGCTTTTCCCCTCCCGACCGCTGGAGCCAGCCTTGCCTCGGGCCCCGCTGCTGGAATGGGTCCCACTATGACCCCACCGTTCCCCgcagccacccagccacccgggCCTGTCACCCCAGCGGGATATGGCGGGTACCAGCTCCACTCTAGCCAGCCCCAGGAGCCCACCCTGGCACCCACCATGGCCTCCTCCTACCAG GACAGTTACCGCTACGGACCGTCGGCAGGTGCCAGTAGCTACGAGGACGGACAGTGTCACTTGCCTGCTTCCAGCCAGCCTCAACTCCCAGCCACCGCCATGCTCTGCCAGCCAG GGATTAAAGGAACTTCCATCCAGCCCAGTGGAGGGGACAGCCAAGCCCTACAACCAGCGGCCACGGCCAAGGCAGGGCAGCCACCCGGCACCCTGGCCTCGAGCTGCATGGAGAACTACACCTACCCGCTGGCGACCAGCACTCTGCCCGaggcctctgtctctgccctgccTTCCTACACCCCGACCTCCTACAGCCCCACCTCTGCCCCGGACACGG GACCAAGATACCTGGGCTATGAAGCAGCGGTGCACTCGGCGGCTGGTCCTCACTgccccccactgccacccctcCCGTTCCCGGAGCCcccgggctccctgtggggcggCTCAGGGAGCAGTCCCGGTGCCAGTTCTGCCGGCAGCTTCTCTGGGAAGCTACTGGCTCCCCCCAAACTGCCAAAACCTAAGGGCGGCCCCAGGGAGCCCCCGCTTCACTACTGTGACATCTGCAAGATCAGCTGTGCTGGTCCCCAG ACTTACCGCGAGCACCTGGAGGGACAGAagcacaaaaagagagaggcggCCCAGAAGGCGGGCACGCAGCCCAACGGCAGCCCGTGCGGGGTGCAGGCACAGCTGCGCTGCAGCCTGTGTGCCGTGTCATGCACGGGGGCAGAAGCCTACGCCGCTCACATCCGGGGGGCCAGGCACCAGAAG GTCCTCAAGCTGCACACTCAGCTGGGGAAGCCCATCCCTGCCATAGAACCAGTGCCAGGGGACTCCAGCTCGGCCCAGGCCACCTGTACCAGCAAGCCAGCCCCCCTTACCACGGAGAGTCCCTCCATGGCCTCTGCCAAGCCCACAGCCCCTGCTGGCCCCAGCATGTGCACCCTGAGCAAGCCAGCACTAGCCAAGAGACCAGCTTTGAAGGCCACGTGTGTGG GGCCTTCCAAGccgcaggcagcaggcagcagacCCCCAGAGGGCAAGCGGGCACACCCCATACCAGACAGGCCTGGAGATCCACCCACCCGAGGAGGCTCTGcagaagcttctggaagctgTGAGGCGCAGCCAGTGGGCCCAGGCTACGTGGAAGAG GTGTGCAATGAGGAAGGCAAGGTGATCCGGTTCCACTGCAGGCTGTGTGAGTGCAGTTTTGGTGACCCCACGGCCAGGGACACGCATGTACGGGGACGGCGACATCGGCTGCAGTACAAG AAAAAAGTGAACCCCGACCTTCCTATTGCACTGAAGCCCAGCCACAGAACCCAGAAGCTCCTGGAGGCCAGgctgaggaagcagaggcagctGACCAAGAAGCGGCTTGAGGAGATGCGACGCTG GCGCCACGAGCTGTGCAGGAGACGCCTGGAGGAGGGGCCCCAGGCCCAGGATGAGCACCCCGGACCCCCATCACCTGACCAGCACCCTCCTTCCCTCAAGAGCAGGCCAGGGGCGCCTGCAGGCTCAGCTCTG TCCATGTGGCGGGAGACCAGCGATGACCGGCACGTCCTGTGTAAGCACGCCGCCATCTACCCCACGGAGGAGGAGCTCCTGGCCGTCCAGAAGGCCGTCTCCCACTCGGAGCGCGCCCTCAAGCTGGTGTCTGACACGCTGGCCGAGGACAGCTCTGGGAGTCTGGAGCACGCGGGTGGTGAGCACAG CGGGGGCTCCTCCTCAGCTCGGGTCCTGAAGGGTGTGATGCGGGTCGGCCTCCTGGCAAAGGGCCTCCTCCTGCGGGGAGACAGGACGGTGCAGCTGACCCTGCTCTGCTCGCAGAAGCCCACTCGCACCTTGCTGCGGAGAATCTCGGAGCAGCTGCCCCGCCAGCTCCCG ATGGTGACAGAAGATAAGTATGAGGTCTCCTCTGACTCTGAAGACAGCGTCATCATTTCctcctgtgaggagcccaggATGAAGGTCACTGTTTGTGTCACCTCGCCCCTGATGCGGGAGGACTCCTCTGTGGACCAAG AAGGAGTGCAGGTGCCTCAGCCCAACCCCGACGACGTCCTGAGCCCAGAGAAGTGCCTGCAGTCACTGGCTGCCCTCCGCCACGCCAAGTGGTTCCAg GCTCGAGCCAGCGGCCTGCAGTCGTGTGTGATCGTCCTCAGGGTCCTTCGTGACCTCTGTCAGCGTGTGCCCATCTGGGGCGCCCTGCCAGACTGG GCCCTGGAGTTGCTGGTGGAGAAGGCTCTGAGCAGCGCATGTGGGCGCCTGAGCCCTGGGGACGGCATGAGGCGTGTCCTGGAGTGCGTGGCCTCGGGGACACTCCTGCCAG GGTGCTCTCTCCTtcgctgcccccacctcccctcaccaAGATgggcctgggctccaggatcccTGCGAGAGAGACCAGAGGGACACCCTCGAGTCCATGACCCCCCAGCAGCGCGAGGACCTCACGGCCACTGCCCAG ttaTTCAACACAGTGTTCATCGAACTACAGTCACTCGCGTGGCTTCCCCATGGCTCCCACCAAGAGTGTTGAAGTGTGTTCAATATTCAATCAGCAAGCACTCACCGCCTTCCTTGAGGGGACCCAAAGACGACTCAGACCCTGTAACTCGTGCAGGGAGGGTGACTCCGGGCTCTAGTCTCAGTGTGGCCCTTGAACATATTAGCTGTGGGGTGTCACCTCCCCGAGCCTCTATAAAGCTGAATTTCAACTAG
- the ZFR2 gene encoding zinc finger RNA-binding protein 2 isoform X7, with translation MAAGRCSGFAWGAGPQSSAQPPMAFPLPTAGASLASGPAAGMGPTMTPPFPAATQPPGPVTPAGYGGYQLHSSQPQEPTLAPTMASSYQDSYRYGPSAGASSYEDGQCHLPASSQPQLPATAMLCQPGIKGTSIQPSGGDSQALQPAATAKAGQPPGTLASSCMENYTYPLATSTLPEASVSALPSYTPTSYSPTSAPDTGPRYLGYEAAVHSAAGPHCPPLPPLPFPEPPGSLWGGSGSSPGASSAGSFSGKLLAPPKLPKPKGGPREPPLHYCDICKISCAGPQTYREHLEGQKHKKREAAQKAGTQPNGSPCGVQAQLRCSLCAVSCTGAEAYAAHIRGARHQKVLKLHTQLGKPIPAIEPVPGDSSSAQATCTSKPAPLTTESPSMASAKPTAPAGPSMCTLSKPALAKRPALKATCVGPSKPQAAGSRPPEGKRAHPIPDRPGDPPTRGGSAEASGSCEAQPVGPGYVEEVCNEEGKVIRFHCRLCECSFGDPTARDTHVRGRRHRLQYKKKVNPDLPIALKPSHRTQKLLEARLRKQRQLTKKRLEEMRRWRHELCRRRLEEGPQAQDEHPGPPSPDQHPPSLKSRPGAPAGSALSMWRETSDDRHVLCKHAAIYPTEEELLAVQKAVSHSERALKLVSDTLAEDSSGSLEHAGGEHSGGSSSARVLKGVMRVGLLAKGLLLRGDRTVQLTLLCSQKPTRTLLRRISEQLPRQLPMVTEDKYEVSSDSEDSVIISSCEEPRMKVTVCVTSPLMREDSSVDQEGVQVPQPNPDDVLSPEKCLQSLAALRHAKWFQARASGLQSCVIVLRVLRDLCQRVPIWGALPDWALELLVEKALSSACGRLSPGDGMRRVLECVASGTLLPGCSLLRCPHLPSPRWAWAPGSLRERPEGHPRVHDPPAARGPHGHCPDPHDPGHGAAATPQEQAGAALPEEAAGGGCGLGV, from the exons CGCCCAGCCTCCGATGGCTTTTCCCCTCCCGACCGCTGGAGCCAGCCTTGCCTCGGGCCCCGCTGCTGGAATGGGTCCCACTATGACCCCACCGTTCCCCgcagccacccagccacccgggCCTGTCACCCCAGCGGGATATGGCGGGTACCAGCTCCACTCTAGCCAGCCCCAGGAGCCCACCCTGGCACCCACCATGGCCTCCTCCTACCAG GACAGTTACCGCTACGGACCGTCGGCAGGTGCCAGTAGCTACGAGGACGGACAGTGTCACTTGCCTGCTTCCAGCCAGCCTCAACTCCCAGCCACCGCCATGCTCTGCCAGCCAG GGATTAAAGGAACTTCCATCCAGCCCAGTGGAGGGGACAGCCAAGCCCTACAACCAGCGGCCACGGCCAAGGCAGGGCAGCCACCCGGCACCCTGGCCTCGAGCTGCATGGAGAACTACACCTACCCGCTGGCGACCAGCACTCTGCCCGaggcctctgtctctgccctgccTTCCTACACCCCGACCTCCTACAGCCCCACCTCTGCCCCGGACACGG GACCAAGATACCTGGGCTATGAAGCAGCGGTGCACTCGGCGGCTGGTCCTCACTgccccccactgccacccctcCCGTTCCCGGAGCCcccgggctccctgtggggcggCTCAGGGAGCAGTCCCGGTGCCAGTTCTGCCGGCAGCTTCTCTGGGAAGCTACTGGCTCCCCCCAAACTGCCAAAACCTAAGGGCGGCCCCAGGGAGCCCCCGCTTCACTACTGTGACATCTGCAAGATCAGCTGTGCTGGTCCCCAG ACTTACCGCGAGCACCTGGAGGGACAGAagcacaaaaagagagaggcggCCCAGAAGGCGGGCACGCAGCCCAACGGCAGCCCGTGCGGGGTGCAGGCACAGCTGCGCTGCAGCCTGTGTGCCGTGTCATGCACGGGGGCAGAAGCCTACGCCGCTCACATCCGGGGGGCCAGGCACCAGAAG GTCCTCAAGCTGCACACTCAGCTGGGGAAGCCCATCCCTGCCATAGAACCAGTGCCAGGGGACTCCAGCTCGGCCCAGGCCACCTGTACCAGCAAGCCAGCCCCCCTTACCACGGAGAGTCCCTCCATGGCCTCTGCCAAGCCCACAGCCCCTGCTGGCCCCAGCATGTGCACCCTGAGCAAGCCAGCACTAGCCAAGAGACCAGCTTTGAAGGCCACGTGTGTGG GGCCTTCCAAGccgcaggcagcaggcagcagacCCCCAGAGGGCAAGCGGGCACACCCCATACCAGACAGGCCTGGAGATCCACCCACCCGAGGAGGCTCTGcagaagcttctggaagctgTGAGGCGCAGCCAGTGGGCCCAGGCTACGTGGAAGAG GTGTGCAATGAGGAAGGCAAGGTGATCCGGTTCCACTGCAGGCTGTGTGAGTGCAGTTTTGGTGACCCCACGGCCAGGGACACGCATGTACGGGGACGGCGACATCGGCTGCAGTACAAG AAAAAAGTGAACCCCGACCTTCCTATTGCACTGAAGCCCAGCCACAGAACCCAGAAGCTCCTGGAGGCCAGgctgaggaagcagaggcagctGACCAAGAAGCGGCTTGAGGAGATGCGACGCTG GCGCCACGAGCTGTGCAGGAGACGCCTGGAGGAGGGGCCCCAGGCCCAGGATGAGCACCCCGGACCCCCATCACCTGACCAGCACCCTCCTTCCCTCAAGAGCAGGCCAGGGGCGCCTGCAGGCTCAGCTCTG TCCATGTGGCGGGAGACCAGCGATGACCGGCACGTCCTGTGTAAGCACGCCGCCATCTACCCCACGGAGGAGGAGCTCCTGGCCGTCCAGAAGGCCGTCTCCCACTCGGAGCGCGCCCTCAAGCTGGTGTCTGACACGCTGGCCGAGGACAGCTCTGGGAGTCTGGAGCACGCGGGTGGTGAGCACAG CGGGGGCTCCTCCTCAGCTCGGGTCCTGAAGGGTGTGATGCGGGTCGGCCTCCTGGCAAAGGGCCTCCTCCTGCGGGGAGACAGGACGGTGCAGCTGACCCTGCTCTGCTCGCAGAAGCCCACTCGCACCTTGCTGCGGAGAATCTCGGAGCAGCTGCCCCGCCAGCTCCCG ATGGTGACAGAAGATAAGTATGAGGTCTCCTCTGACTCTGAAGACAGCGTCATCATTTCctcctgtgaggagcccaggATGAAGGTCACTGTTTGTGTCACCTCGCCCCTGATGCGGGAGGACTCCTCTGTGGACCAAG AAGGAGTGCAGGTGCCTCAGCCCAACCCCGACGACGTCCTGAGCCCAGAGAAGTGCCTGCAGTCACTGGCTGCCCTCCGCCACGCCAAGTGGTTCCAg GCTCGAGCCAGCGGCCTGCAGTCGTGTGTGATCGTCCTCAGGGTCCTTCGTGACCTCTGTCAGCGTGTGCCCATCTGGGGCGCCCTGCCAGACTGG GCCCTGGAGTTGCTGGTGGAGAAGGCTCTGAGCAGCGCATGTGGGCGCCTGAGCCCTGGGGACGGCATGAGGCGTGTCCTGGAGTGCGTGGCCTCGGGGACACTCCTGCCAG GGTGCTCTCTCCTtcgctgcccccacctcccctcaccaAGATgggcctgggctccaggatcccTGCGAGAGAGACCAGAGGGACACCCTCGAGTCCATGACCCCCCAGCAGCGCGAGGACCTCACGGCCACTGCCCAG ATCCACACGATCCTGGGCATGGAGCCGCTGCCACCCCCCAGGAGCAGGCCGGGGCCGCGCTTCCGGAAGAGGCTGCGGGAGGAGGTTGTGGCCTCGGAGTGTGA
- the ZFR2 gene encoding zinc finger RNA-binding protein 2 isoform X10, whose protein sequence is MAAGRCSGFAWGAGPQSSAQPPMAFPLPTAGASLASGPAAGMGPTMTPPFPAATQPPGPVTPAGYGGYQLHSSQPQEPTLAPTMASSYQDSYRYGPSAGASSYEDGQCHLPASSQPQLPATAMLCQPGIKGTSIQPSGGDSQALQPAATAKAGQPPGTLASSCMENYTYPLATSTLPEASVSALPSYTPTSYSPTSAPDTDLPRAPGGTEAQKERGGPEGGHAAQRQPVRGAGTAALQPVCRVMHGGRSLRRSHPGGQAPEGPSKPQAAGSRPPEGKRAHPIPDRPGDPPTRGGSAEASGSCEAQPVGPGYVEEVCNEEGKVIRFHCRLCECSFGDPTARDTHVRGRRHRLQYKKKVNPDLPIALKPSHRTQKLLEARLRKQRQLTKKRLEEMRRWRHELCRRRLEEGPQAQDEHPGPPSPDQHPPSLKSRPGAPAGSALSMWRETSDDRHVLCKHAAIYPTEEELLAVQKAVSHSERALKLVSDTLAEDSSGSLEHAGGEHSGGSSSARVLKGVMRVGLLAKGLLLRGDRTVQLTLLCSQKPTRTLLRRISEQLPRQLPMVTEDKYEVSSDSEDSVIISSCEEPRMKVTVCVTSPLMREDSSVDQEGVQVPQPNPDDVLSPEKCLQSLAALRHAKWFQARASGLQSCVIVLRVLRDLCQRVPIWGALPDWALELLVEKALSSACGRLSPGDGMRRVLECVASGTLLPGCSLLRCPHLPSPRWAWAPGSLRERPEGHPRVHDPPAARGPHGHCPVIQHSVHRTTVTRVASPWLPPRVLKCVQYSISKHSPPSLRGPKDDSDPVTRAGRVTPGSSLSVALEHISCGVSPPRASIKLNFN, encoded by the exons CGCCCAGCCTCCGATGGCTTTTCCCCTCCCGACCGCTGGAGCCAGCCTTGCCTCGGGCCCCGCTGCTGGAATGGGTCCCACTATGACCCCACCGTTCCCCgcagccacccagccacccgggCCTGTCACCCCAGCGGGATATGGCGGGTACCAGCTCCACTCTAGCCAGCCCCAGGAGCCCACCCTGGCACCCACCATGGCCTCCTCCTACCAG GACAGTTACCGCTACGGACCGTCGGCAGGTGCCAGTAGCTACGAGGACGGACAGTGTCACTTGCCTGCTTCCAGCCAGCCTCAACTCCCAGCCACCGCCATGCTCTGCCAGCCAG GGATTAAAGGAACTTCCATCCAGCCCAGTGGAGGGGACAGCCAAGCCCTACAACCAGCGGCCACGGCCAAGGCAGGGCAGCCACCCGGCACCCTGGCCTCGAGCTGCATGGAGAACTACACCTACCCGCTGGCGACCAGCACTCTGCCCGaggcctctgtctctgccctgccTTCCTACACCCCGACCTCCTACAGCCCCACCTCTGCCCCGGACACGG ACTTACCGCGAGCACCTGGAGGGACAGAagcacaaaaagagagaggcggCCCAGAAGGCGGGCACGCAGCCCAACGGCAGCCCGTGCGGGGTGCAGGCACAGCTGCGCTGCAGCCTGTGTGCCGTGTCATGCACGGGGGCAGAAGCCTACGCCGCTCACATCCGGGGGGCCAGGCACCAGAAG GGCCTTCCAAGccgcaggcagcaggcagcagacCCCCAGAGGGCAAGCGGGCACACCCCATACCAGACAGGCCTGGAGATCCACCCACCCGAGGAGGCTCTGcagaagcttctggaagctgTGAGGCGCAGCCAGTGGGCCCAGGCTACGTGGAAGAG GTGTGCAATGAGGAAGGCAAGGTGATCCGGTTCCACTGCAGGCTGTGTGAGTGCAGTTTTGGTGACCCCACGGCCAGGGACACGCATGTACGGGGACGGCGACATCGGCTGCAGTACAAG AAAAAAGTGAACCCCGACCTTCCTATTGCACTGAAGCCCAGCCACAGAACCCAGAAGCTCCTGGAGGCCAGgctgaggaagcagaggcagctGACCAAGAAGCGGCTTGAGGAGATGCGACGCTG GCGCCACGAGCTGTGCAGGAGACGCCTGGAGGAGGGGCCCCAGGCCCAGGATGAGCACCCCGGACCCCCATCACCTGACCAGCACCCTCCTTCCCTCAAGAGCAGGCCAGGGGCGCCTGCAGGCTCAGCTCTG TCCATGTGGCGGGAGACCAGCGATGACCGGCACGTCCTGTGTAAGCACGCCGCCATCTACCCCACGGAGGAGGAGCTCCTGGCCGTCCAGAAGGCCGTCTCCCACTCGGAGCGCGCCCTCAAGCTGGTGTCTGACACGCTGGCCGAGGACAGCTCTGGGAGTCTGGAGCACGCGGGTGGTGAGCACAG CGGGGGCTCCTCCTCAGCTCGGGTCCTGAAGGGTGTGATGCGGGTCGGCCTCCTGGCAAAGGGCCTCCTCCTGCGGGGAGACAGGACGGTGCAGCTGACCCTGCTCTGCTCGCAGAAGCCCACTCGCACCTTGCTGCGGAGAATCTCGGAGCAGCTGCCCCGCCAGCTCCCG ATGGTGACAGAAGATAAGTATGAGGTCTCCTCTGACTCTGAAGACAGCGTCATCATTTCctcctgtgaggagcccaggATGAAGGTCACTGTTTGTGTCACCTCGCCCCTGATGCGGGAGGACTCCTCTGTGGACCAAG AAGGAGTGCAGGTGCCTCAGCCCAACCCCGACGACGTCCTGAGCCCAGAGAAGTGCCTGCAGTCACTGGCTGCCCTCCGCCACGCCAAGTGGTTCCAg GCTCGAGCCAGCGGCCTGCAGTCGTGTGTGATCGTCCTCAGGGTCCTTCGTGACCTCTGTCAGCGTGTGCCCATCTGGGGCGCCCTGCCAGACTGG GCCCTGGAGTTGCTGGTGGAGAAGGCTCTGAGCAGCGCATGTGGGCGCCTGAGCCCTGGGGACGGCATGAGGCGTGTCCTGGAGTGCGTGGCCTCGGGGACACTCCTGCCAG GGTGCTCTCTCCTtcgctgcccccacctcccctcaccaAGATgggcctgggctccaggatcccTGCGAGAGAGACCAGAGGGACACCCTCGAGTCCATGACCCCCCAGCAGCGCGAGGACCTCACGGCCACTGCCCAG ttaTTCAACACAGTGTTCATCGAACTACAGTCACTCGCGTGGCTTCCCCATGGCTCCCACCAAGAGTGTTGAAGTGTGTTCAATATTCAATCAGCAAGCACTCACCGCCTTCCTTGAGGGGACCCAAAGACGACTCAGACCCTGTAACTCGTGCAGGGAGGGTGACTCCGGGCTCTAGTCTCAGTGTGGCCCTTGAACATATTAGCTGTGGGGTGTCACCTCCCCGAGCCTCTATAAAGCTGAATTTCAACTAG